In Salvelinus alpinus chromosome 32, SLU_Salpinus.1, whole genome shotgun sequence, the sequence ACCATTTGGTAACATGGGCTCACCTTGGAAGTACTTGAGTTTTAACCCTCAGTTCCATGGTTGCATCCTCCTCACACAAAAACACAGTCTGGGGTCTCTGCTGGAAGGCAGACACTTTCGTGTGGTTCACCGCTATCCTCTATGGCCTTGTACAGGGCAAACATTGTGGCCCCGTCCAAAGTTATCCCTGGACGGGGCCAATGTGAAAATGTTCTCTTCAAAACATGTTTAAATCCTGTCCTGTTACGAGTTGACAGTAGTTAGAAAACCACTAATACTTCCAGCAACAGTGTTGGTATTGTTTTTTACAGGGCACTATAACGAAAAGCGTTATCATTAGGCTTTAGTTAAGAATAATAATACAGTAAATATATCTTTGTTAATTTTAAAATGTTTGAGTAACTTTTAACTATACGTTTTGCGATTTTTAAAATCATTAAAACGTCCTGTAACAGTTTTTCAGGGGACTTTTATTTAGAAAATTTTCCGTATGATCACATGACCTCAATTGCGATAGGTTCACAATGCTTGTGTGTTTTGAAAGCATCAATGTTAGCTAATCATTTATACATTTTGTAGATTCGCTAAATCCACACGATAATAATCGCAGATTTGGACCAGACACACGGTACAGTAACTGTACTTTCATCAACGTTGTGTGTCCTATACTGTAACTAGCTAGAAGCCTAAGACTGTTATCATCAAACTGTGCATGgcttctcaaatcaaatgttatcacTATCGAACTACTTGTAGCTAATCATTCATTGTGGCTAATTTGTTGATGTCGGTATAACCTCTAACCTGCTAGAGCTAATGAACATGTTTTATCATAGCGTTTACTCTTCTTTCTTGCTCATCCTATCTCCAAACAGTCAGCAACAGCTAGCTGTTCGTTTGGTGAAAGTACTTCCTTGCCCAAGACAAGCTGTCATGAGTCCCTAATTGTCAACTTCCACAGTACAATAGAATTGTGATGGGATATGGCGGCACCAGAAACTCAGCTCATGTTAAGCGTTGGATTAATTGGTAAGGAAAGACATATCCTTCCCCATTTCAAATTATTTTTACCCTGCTTTTTTGGTTGATGCGTGCCAAGCTTGCTCCTGTTTGGCTTTGACTGGCATCACATGATATCAACAAAGATTTgtttaactaacccaagatagaccacagcctgtcgtttcaaattggagcaaattaatcatagtgggTAGAACCAAGCACGagttagcgagatcctattggcgcgttctagcatatttccgttagggaacgcctacgcTGTGAACTGCGTGTATGCGATAACTCAATTCGTCTGCACACTCCTTCTAAAGAACTACATTTGTAGAAACTTTGGCAAATGGTGAAGTCTATAAAACTTAGTCTgttctgttcataacagattctagttttgggaacagaactgttttgagatcaaatgtttaattgatttgcagaatgtcggccaaaatccatctcgttccatctccTCCCCCTGCCCGCCAGTGGGCTTTCTCTCACTActatatttggtagtgagtggaaacgccaaccggatgcttcacatttatacatccagtgaaatatctgcCTCATTGTTATATCTGTGATATCAATGTGATGAAGTATTTTACCATCTTTGATTTTACTTCTTGTAAGCATGAGAACAGATTAATTTAGTTAAAGATCTGGTAATATTGATAATAATGAGTTGTGAAAGCAATATGACACGGTATTCTCATTCTTCCCCACACAGAGAAAGATGTGAATGCAGACACCTTGTGGGTGTGGTGCTATCCCTCAGTCAGTGCTGAGCTCCGGGAGGTCCTGCTCAGTAAGTGCTGTCTCAGACAGGACAGCCGAGGCTTGCACACTTTTGTGTTTGGCCAGTTCCGCCGTACCTGGTACTACATATCCACTGTAGAGGTGCAGGAACCAACCGCCCTAAAGAAGGTACAGTTCGTTTTGAAATTCTCCATTCATTGAAATAATTTTAACTTGTAGGTCTAATGATAAATTATATTGCTCGTATTTCTCTCTTTTTAGGTCACACATTTTTCAATAGTTGTCACAGCAAAGGACTTCAACCCTGAGAAGTATGCAGCATTCAGTCGAGTACTATGCAGGTACAGCATACTACGCTAATGCACCCCCATTGCTAAATGTCTGCTTATTTAATACTTCCCCAAAACATATATCTTCATTCATTTCGTCATGTGTGTTTTATCATTCAGGATGTACATCAAACACGGGAGCCCTGTGAAAATGATGGAGGGTTACATTGCAGTCCTCACCAAAGGCATCTGCCAGAGTGACGAGAATGGCTCCTTTCTCATCAAGGACTACGATGTCAGGAAGGCCTACTTAGCAGGCTCAGTGAAAGGTTAAACATGTACAAATATAAAACACTTATTACAGTATAAGGACATGATTGTTCATACAAGGTGCTTGACACTGTCCAGTTTCCTTATTGGTATGCAAAGAAGCATTTCCATGAAGAAGCTGATCCCTTTTGATTACCAGGATTAGGTAGACTATCTTGTGATTACTGTTTCAGATGTGGTGTCCCAGTTTGGGATGGAGACCATCATCCTGTACACAGCCCTTATGCTAAAGAAGAGGATCGTGGTCCATCACCCTCAGGTTGAAGCACTGTTGGAGTTCACAAGGTGACTAAGGCAATAGAGAAAATGCACAGAAGAAAATGCGGGCGAAGatgtaacatgcgtttcccaaaacaccaccgccgcgcagagagagagagttcgcTAAGTGATGCGATCGAAAGAAACCGCTGCTTTCGGATCAGCTTTCTCCCgttcaaatcttaccttaacattaaaattattccacaatactgatgaCAGATCAGCTCGTATGAGATATTATCACCTATGGCTACaaatattgaggcggcttattctaatgcttatcCTATATGCACAAAATTAAGATTTGACACATAATTTGTAGCATACAAATACAGTAGCATACAAATAGCTGAATAAAACTCAATTGaattaacaagaaatgtatttcaatatCATTGAAATATAGTATAGTACTTatactatatttatattttaatacAGTCATCTCTGTTTTTATTTGAAGCATCTTATATCCTTGGCTTGTTTGTATCatttgcaaagacattggcaactttctATTTGTAGTCACAATCGGTCTAAAGTTATCAGCAGTTACAGAAAGACGGATAAACATCTTGATGCGGAAGGGCAAAAAAGCATCTAACGACGCACTTAGCTGCTCTACTACTGGTCTGAGGCAGTCGTTAAATAGCAAGCCTTTTCAAGTGCAACTTTAGTAACGatggttttggtaaacagctgagatTTAACAATGGtcctacgaaggttctaacgTAGAACTTTAGATGATTTGGGGAAACTGGGCCCAGACCTTTGACTGTTCATGGACTTCATTGTTGAAGTGGATTACAATTTATGTTTTTGAGAGAACATTATAATCTttatatcaaatgtatttttcccTCCTAGAGCTCTTCCAGCTCTGACATGGCACAGGAAAGACTGGTCCATTTTGCACCCTTATGTCCACCTGACTGACAGTGAGCTCGAGAATCTCAGGACGTGCACTGGTGAGGATGTCTGGTTCATTAGATCCACATTAAAGCAAACTGATTCAGActtgggtcgtgttcattaaaCACCAAAGAGAAGAACATGGACTGTAACAGTCAGGGACTTCCTTGACCTGTCTAATAGAATGTTCATTTTCTCTTgcaaaatgttttaaatgttttcctTTGCGtgtcctaatgaacacaacccagattCCCATTGTCTCCCAACAGTCAgttccacatacacaca encodes:
- the LOC139562076 gene encoding DENN domain-containing protein 10-like isoform X1 produces the protein MAAPETQLMLSVGLIEKDVNADTLWVWCYPSVSAELREVLLSKCCLRQDSRGLHTFVFGQFRRTWYYISTVEVQEPTALKKVTHFSIVVTAKDFNPEKYAAFSRVLCRMYIKHGSPVKMMEGYIAVLTKGICQSDENGSFLIKDYDVRKAYLAGSVKDVVSQFGMETIILYTALMLKKRIVVHHPQVEALLEFTRALPALTWHRKDWSILHPYVHLTDSELENLRTCTGYVAGFVDPEVSNRSDLFDVYVNLPDSEITISQSAKEAMSMGKLHKDIGLVIVQSAENADRTDGQIIKDISIKTREILANLASLAEECENSKITLETLKQRHFPPATENFLFHLAAAEQLLKI
- the LOC139562076 gene encoding DENN domain-containing protein 10-like isoform X2; this translates as MNCRNRGPCAIQEKDVNADTLWVWCYPSVSAELREVLLSKCCLRQDSRGLHTFVFGQFRRTWYYISTVEVQEPTALKKVTHFSIVVTAKDFNPEKYAAFSRVLCRMYIKHGSPVKMMEGYIAVLTKGICQSDENGSFLIKDYDVRKAYLAGSVKDVVSQFGMETIILYTALMLKKRIVVHHPQVEALLEFTRALPALTWHRKDWSILHPYVHLTDSELENLRTCTGYVAGFVDPEVSNRSDLFDVYVNLPDSEITISQSAKEAMSMGKLHKDIGLVIVQSAENADRTDGQIIKDISIKTREILANLASLAEECENSKITLETLKQRHFPPATENFLFHLAAAEQLLKI